One Streptomyces drozdowiczii DNA segment encodes these proteins:
- a CDS encoding HTTM domain-containing protein, with the protein MSTPRPDRGLAGAVQRVTASALGPYQSAVIRIGFSATFLLFLLRELPHRHEMYGPDAPWRWDLARQLISGNQAFTTLMWSDSTVWFEIVYALALLSSLLLMLGWHTRAVSVVFMAGVLSLQNRSIFMGDGGDNVIHLMAIYLVLTRCGQVWSLDARRTRGRGSAEYAVQGAGGRRVPGEAAGIVLWVVLGAVLVGASVAGGLGGTVWLPLLLWCLWIGQGAWWAVNRYLPRHELRTLLDVIANLAHNATLVVIMAEVCLIYATAGWYKIQGSRWQDGTALYYPLKLEYFTPWPALSDLLASSGVMVMVLSYATVIVQVAFPFTLFNRRVKNILLGAMICEHAGIALLLGLPFFSMAMIAADAVFLPTAFLAWLGGRVASGRERVFRRRGRVPAPRAAGGGPEAPEPDGDGSHTLVG; encoded by the coding sequence GTGAGCACCCCCCGTCCGGACCGCGGCCTCGCCGGCGCCGTCCAGCGCGTCACGGCCTCGGCCCTCGGCCCGTACCAGAGTGCCGTCATCCGCATCGGCTTCTCGGCCACCTTCCTGCTGTTCCTGCTCCGTGAGCTGCCCCACCGGCACGAGATGTACGGTCCCGACGCGCCCTGGCGCTGGGACCTGGCGCGGCAGCTGATATCCGGGAACCAGGCGTTCACGACCCTCATGTGGTCGGACAGCACGGTCTGGTTCGAGATCGTCTACGCGCTGGCGCTGCTCTCGTCCCTCCTGCTGATGCTCGGCTGGCACACCCGCGCCGTCTCCGTGGTCTTCATGGCCGGAGTCCTCTCGCTGCAGAACCGCAGCATCTTCATGGGCGACGGCGGCGACAACGTCATCCACCTGATGGCCATCTACCTGGTGCTGACCCGCTGCGGGCAGGTCTGGTCGCTGGACGCCCGGCGGACGCGGGGCCGCGGATCGGCGGAGTACGCCGTCCAGGGGGCGGGTGGGCGGCGGGTGCCCGGGGAGGCGGCCGGGATCGTGCTGTGGGTGGTGCTCGGGGCCGTCCTGGTGGGGGCCTCGGTGGCGGGCGGTCTGGGCGGGACCGTGTGGCTGCCGCTCCTTCTGTGGTGCCTGTGGATCGGCCAGGGCGCCTGGTGGGCCGTGAACCGGTACCTGCCGCGCCACGAGCTGCGTACCCTGCTCGACGTCATCGCCAACCTCGCCCACAACGCCACCCTCGTCGTGATCATGGCCGAGGTCTGCCTGATCTACGCGACGGCCGGCTGGTACAAGATCCAGGGCTCGCGCTGGCAGGACGGGACCGCGCTGTACTACCCGCTCAAGCTGGAGTACTTCACTCCCTGGCCCGCCCTGTCGGACCTCCTGGCCTCCAGCGGCGTCATGGTCATGGTGCTGTCGTACGCCACGGTCATCGTGCAGGTGGCCTTCCCGTTCACCCTCTTCAACCGGCGCGTGAAGAACATCCTGCTCGGCGCGATGATCTGCGAGCACGCGGGGATCGCGCTCCTGCTGGGGCTGCCGTTCTTCTCGATGGCCATGATCGCCGCGGACGCCGTCTTCCTGCCGACCGCCTTCCTGGCGTGGCTCGGCGGGCGGGTGGCCTCGGGGCGCGAGCGGGTGTTCCGGCGGCGGGGGCGGGTGCCGGCGCCGCGTGCCGCCGGCGGTGGCCCGGAGGCACCGGAGCCCGACGGCGACGGGAGCCATACCCTCGTCGGGTGA
- the paaB gene encoding 1,2-phenylacetyl-CoA epoxidase subunit PaaB — MSSSTDWPLWEVFVRSRRGLSHTHAGSLHAPDAEMALRNARDLYTRRSEGVSLWVVPSSQITASSPDEKDSFFEPAGDKPYRHPTFYEIPDGVKHL, encoded by the coding sequence ATGAGCAGCTCGACGGACTGGCCGCTGTGGGAGGTGTTCGTCCGCTCGCGGCGCGGGCTCTCCCACACCCACGCCGGCAGCCTCCACGCGCCGGACGCCGAAATGGCCCTGCGCAACGCGCGCGACCTCTACACCCGCCGGTCCGAGGGGGTGTCCCTGTGGGTTGTGCCCTCCTCCCAGATCACGGCGTCCTCGCCGGACGAGAAGGACTCGTTCTTCGAGCCGGCCGGGGACAAGCCCTACCGGCACCCCACGTTCTACGAGATCCCGGACGGGGTGAAGCACCTGTGA
- the paaD gene encoding 1,2-phenylacetyl-CoA epoxidase subunit PaaD, which translates to MVTWTSVEEELLSLAGSVPDPELPVLTLEDLGVVRGVEVHDPDHVTVRLTPTYTGCPAIEAMSADIERVLHDHGVAQVSVETVLSPAWSTDDISAEGRRKLTEFGIAPPRPHGTASGGPVPLALSVRCPHCGSTETELLSRFSSTACKALRRCVACQEPFDHFKEL; encoded by the coding sequence ATGGTGACCTGGACCTCCGTCGAGGAGGAGCTGCTGAGCCTCGCGGGCTCCGTGCCGGACCCGGAGCTGCCCGTGCTGACGCTGGAGGACCTGGGGGTGGTCCGGGGCGTGGAAGTGCACGACCCGGACCATGTCACGGTCAGGCTCACGCCGACATACACCGGCTGCCCCGCGATCGAGGCGATGTCCGCGGACATCGAGCGCGTGCTGCACGACCACGGCGTGGCCCAGGTGTCCGTGGAGACGGTCCTGTCGCCCGCCTGGTCGACGGACGACATCAGCGCCGAAGGGCGCCGGAAGCTGACGGAGTTCGGCATAGCCCCGCCCCGCCCGCACGGCACCGCGTCCGGCGGTCCGGTGCCGCTGGCCCTGTCCGTGCGCTGCCCGCACTGCGGCTCCACCGAGACGGAGCTGCTGAGCCGGTTCTCCTCCACGGCGTGCAAGGCGCTCCGGCGCTGCGTGGCCTGCCAGGAGCCGTTCGACCACTTCAAGGAGTTGTAG
- a CDS encoding Stp1/IreP family PP2C-type Ser/Thr phosphatase yields the protein MSLSLRFAAGSHKGMIREGNEDSGYAGPRLLAIADGMGGQAAGEVASSEVISTLVQLDDDVPGSDILTSLGTAVQRANDQLRMMVEEDPQLEGMGTTLTALLWTGQRLGLVHVGDSRAYLLRDGVLTQITQDHTWVQRLVDEGRITEEEATTHPQRSLLMRALGSGDHVEPDLSIREVRAGDRYLICSDGLSGVVSHQTMEETLASYQGPQETIQDLIQLALRGGGPDNITCIVADVFDVDSNDTLAGQLNDTPVVVGAVAENQAAQLNDGGAMQTPAGRAAGLGRPVPPPSGSFGPPGSGDDSGYDGMPEGSFGSYSDDDFVKGGGGRRWLKRSLYVVLALAVVGGGLYGGYRWTQTQFYVGAKNDNVALYRGISQDLGWLSLSKVETDHPEIELKYLPAYQRKKVEATIAEGSLADAREKISELSVQASACKKDEQRRAAEKAHGDEGQAQGTDTDATKASKSAKTSGGDTKSEQTSTTPTPGPSLSEEEKKLVPQCGKK from the coding sequence ATGAGTCTGTCCCTGCGCTTCGCCGCCGGGTCGCACAAGGGCATGATCCGCGAGGGGAACGAGGACTCCGGTTACGCCGGCCCCCGCCTTCTCGCGATCGCCGACGGCATGGGCGGCCAGGCGGCCGGTGAGGTCGCCAGTTCCGAGGTGATCTCCACCCTCGTCCAGCTCGATGACGACGTCCCGGGCTCCGACATCCTCACCTCGCTCGGTACGGCGGTCCAGCGGGCCAACGACCAGCTGCGGATGATGGTCGAGGAGGACCCGCAGCTGGAGGGCATGGGCACCACGCTCACCGCCCTGCTCTGGACCGGCCAGCGCCTCGGCCTCGTGCACGTCGGCGACTCGCGCGCGTACCTGCTGCGCGACGGCGTGCTCACCCAGATCACGCAGGACCACACCTGGGTCCAGCGGCTGGTGGACGAGGGCCGGATCACCGAGGAGGAGGCCACCACCCACCCGCAGCGCTCCCTGCTGATGCGCGCGCTGGGCAGTGGCGACCACGTCGAACCCGACCTCTCCATCCGTGAGGTCCGGGCCGGCGACCGCTATCTGATCTGCTCCGACGGGCTCTCCGGCGTCGTCTCCCACCAGACGATGGAGGAGACGCTCGCCAGCTACCAGGGCCCGCAGGAGACCATCCAGGACCTGATCCAGCTCGCCCTGCGCGGCGGCGGACCGGACAACATCACCTGCATCGTCGCCGATGTCTTCGACGTCGACAGCAACGACACCCTGGCCGGGCAGCTCAATGACACCCCGGTCGTCGTCGGCGCGGTCGCCGAGAACCAGGCGGCCCAGCTGAACGACGGCGGCGCGATGCAGACGCCCGCGGGCCGTGCGGCCGGCCTCGGCCGTCCCGTACCGCCGCCCTCCGGCAGCTTCGGCCCGCCCGGCAGCGGCGACGACTCCGGCTACGACGGGATGCCCGAGGGGTCCTTCGGTTCGTACTCCGACGACGACTTCGTCAAGGGCGGCGGCGGCCGCAGGTGGCTCAAGCGCTCCCTGTACGTGGTGCTCGCCCTGGCCGTCGTCGGCGGCGGGCTCTACGGCGGCTACCGCTGGACCCAGACCCAGTTCTACGTCGGCGCGAAGAACGACAACGTCGCGCTGTACCGGGGCATCAGCCAGGACCTGGGCTGGCTCTCGCTCTCGAAGGTCGAGACGGACCATCCCGAGATCGAACTCAAGTACCTCCCCGCCTACCAGCGCAAGAAGGTCGAGGCGACGATCGCCGAGGGCAGCCTCGCCGACGCCCGCGAGAAGATCAGCGAGCTCTCCGTCCAGGCGTCCGCCTGCAAGAAGGACGAGCAGCGCCGCGCAGCCGAGAAGGCGCACGGCGACGAGGGTCAGGCGCAGGGCACGGACACGGACGCCACCAAGGCGTCCAAGTCCGCCAAGACATCCGGTGGCGACACCAAGTCCGAGCAGACTTCCACGACTCCCACTCCCGGGCCCAGCCTCTCGGAGGAAGAGAAGAAGCTGGTCCCGCAGTGCGGTAAGAAGTAG
- a CDS encoding 2Fe-2S iron-sulfur cluster-binding protein, with the protein MFHPLRVSGIERLTDDSVAVTLAVPPGLHETFRHKPGQHLNVRYTVDGQEVRRSYSICAPAPEPSAGPALRVGIRLVDGGAFSTYALKELLVGDTIEAMPPMGRFVLTPRAGQFAAIVGGSGITPVLSMAATLLAREPNATFCLVRSDRTAASTMFLDEVADLKDRYPDRFQLVTALSREEQQAGLPSGRLDGERLSGLLPALLPVAEIDGWFLCGPLGLVRAAEVALHGLGVDRSRIHQEIFHVEETPAAPAGPRVETPVGSVLTATLDGRSGTWPVEGGESLLETVLRSRSDAPYACKGGVCGTCRAFLVSGEVRMDRNYALEPEETDAGYVLACQSRPATEEVELDFDR; encoded by the coding sequence ATGTTCCATCCGCTCCGGGTCAGCGGGATCGAGCGGCTCACGGACGATTCGGTGGCCGTCACCCTCGCCGTCCCGCCCGGCCTGCACGAGACCTTCCGCCACAAGCCCGGTCAGCACCTCAACGTCCGCTACACCGTGGACGGCCAGGAGGTCCGCCGCTCGTACTCGATCTGCGCACCGGCCCCCGAGCCCTCGGCCGGTCCGGCGCTGCGGGTGGGCATCCGCCTCGTGGACGGCGGCGCCTTCTCCACGTACGCGCTCAAGGAGCTGCTGGTCGGGGACACGATCGAGGCGATGCCCCCGATGGGCCGCTTCGTCCTGACGCCCCGCGCCGGGCAGTTCGCGGCGATCGTCGGCGGGAGCGGCATCACCCCGGTGCTGTCCATGGCGGCCACCCTGCTCGCCCGGGAGCCGAACGCCACGTTCTGCCTGGTCCGCAGCGACCGGACGGCCGCCTCGACGATGTTCCTGGACGAGGTCGCCGACCTGAAGGACCGCTATCCGGACCGGTTCCAGCTGGTCACCGCCCTGTCCCGGGAGGAGCAGCAGGCCGGTCTGCCCTCGGGCCGGCTGGACGGCGAACGGCTCTCCGGGCTGCTCCCGGCGCTGCTGCCGGTGGCGGAGATCGACGGCTGGTTCCTGTGCGGGCCGCTGGGCCTGGTCCGGGCCGCCGAGGTCGCGCTGCACGGGCTGGGCGTGGACCGCTCGCGCATCCACCAGGAGATCTTCCATGTCGAGGAGACTCCCGCAGCGCCTGCGGGGCCCCGGGTCGAGACGCCGGTCGGCTCCGTCCTGACGGCCACGCTCGACGGCCGGTCGGGCACCTGGCCGGTGGAGGGGGGCGAATCGCTGCTGGAGACGGTGCTGCGCAGCCGCTCGGACGCTCCGTACGCGTGCAAGGGCGGCGTCTGCGGTACCTGCCGGGCGTTCCTGGTCTCCGGCGAGGTGCGGATGGACCGCAACTACGCCTTGGAGCCGGAGGAGACGGACGCGGGTTACGTGCTGGCCTGCCAGTCCCGTCCGGCCACCGAGGAGGTGGAGCTCGACTTCGACCGCTGA
- a CDS encoding FHA domain-containing protein FhaB/FipA has product MSELTLTVMRLGFLAVLWLFVIVAVQVIRSDLFGTRVTQRGSRRTANDARPPQGRQNAAPPQQRQQPGRQRRGAPTKLVVSEGTLTGTTVALQGQTITLGRAHDSTIVLDDDYASSRHARIYPDRDGQWIVEDLGSTNGTYLDRTRLTTPTPVPLGAPIRIGKTVIELRK; this is encoded by the coding sequence ATGTCAGAGCTGACCCTGACGGTCATGCGGCTAGGTTTCCTGGCTGTTCTGTGGCTGTTCGTGATCGTGGCCGTCCAGGTCATTCGCAGCGACCTGTTCGGAACGCGCGTCACGCAGCGCGGCTCACGCCGCACCGCCAACGACGCGCGTCCGCCCCAGGGACGCCAGAACGCGGCGCCGCCGCAGCAGCGCCAGCAGCCCGGCCGCCAGCGCCGGGGCGCACCGACCAAGCTGGTCGTCTCCGAAGGCACGCTCACCGGCACCACGGTGGCGCTCCAGGGGCAGACCATCACGCTCGGCCGTGCCCATGACTCAACGATCGTGCTGGACGACGACTACGCGTCCAGCAGGCATGCCAGGATCTACCCCGACCGTGACGGCCAGTGGATCGTCGAGGATCTCGGGTCCACCAACGGCACGTACCTGGACCGGACCCGCCTCACCACCCCGACGCCCGTTCCGCTGGGCGCGCCGATCCGGATCGGCAAGACCGTCATCGAGCTGCGGAAGTAG
- a CDS encoding MarR family winged helix-turn-helix transcriptional regulator: MPGTPGEREESLDVIQRELTAFARRARAAAARLHPELPLVSYTLLAHIDDQQGCRATDLAAHYMLDKSTVSRQIGALEKLGLVERHPDPDDHRIQVLHPTEAGTQALAATQASRRAAYQERLADWTEDDLARFAAYLLRYNAVGDTPHP; this comes from the coding sequence GTGCCAGGCACCCCCGGAGAACGCGAGGAGTCGCTGGACGTGATCCAGCGCGAACTGACCGCCTTCGCCCGCCGCGCGCGGGCCGCCGCGGCCCGGCTCCACCCCGAGCTGCCGCTCGTCTCGTACACGCTGCTGGCGCACATCGACGACCAGCAGGGCTGCCGCGCGACCGATCTGGCGGCGCACTACATGCTCGACAAGTCCACGGTCAGCCGGCAGATCGGCGCCCTGGAGAAGCTCGGCCTGGTCGAGCGCCATCCCGACCCGGACGACCACCGCATCCAGGTTCTGCACCCCACCGAAGCCGGAACGCAGGCCCTCGCCGCCACCCAGGCCAGCCGGCGCGCGGCCTATCAGGAACGCCTCGCGGACTGGACCGAGGACGATCTCGCCCGGTTCGCCGCGTACCTGCTGCGCTACAACGCGGTGGGTGACACTCCGCACCCGTAA
- a CDS encoding DUF2252 domain-containing protein: protein METTGTGLPPVRLVERGGGGGMLPTDARARRIPSVPGFARRTDGAYAEADGAYAAAGKRSKERGKALRARVPRSAHATLDLPAGRPDAVRAVEESNQGRVAELTPIRVGRMAATPFAFLRGSAGLMAHDLVGTPVTGVAAQLCGDAHAANFGLYGDARGGLVIDLNDFDETVAGPWEWDLKRLATSLVLAGREAGADEDTCRRGAYDTVGAYRRTMRLLARMPALDAWNAIADEELVSHTDARDLLGTLERVSEKARNNTGARFAAKSTEECEDGGRRFVDAPPVLRRVPDAEAAAVAAGLGDYLGTVSEDRLPLLARYAIHDVAFRVVGTGSVGTRSYVVLLLDHRGEALVLQVKEARPSVLGPHLAAVGFAVPEAAHEGRRVVLGQKRMQVVSDHLLGWTTVDGRPFQVRQFRNRKGSVDPAALAADQVDDYGRMTGALLARAHAHSADPRLLAGYCGKNDELDEAVAAFAVSYADRTEADHGELVRAIGAGRIAAERGV, encoded by the coding sequence ATGGAAACGACCGGGACGGGACTGCCGCCGGTGCGACTCGTCGAACGCGGCGGCGGGGGCGGGATGCTCCCCACGGACGCGCGTGCGCGGCGCATTCCGTCCGTGCCGGGGTTCGCACGCCGTACGGACGGGGCTTACGCGGAGGCCGACGGGGCTTACGCGGCGGCCGGGAAGCGGTCGAAGGAGCGGGGCAAGGCGTTGCGGGCGCGGGTGCCCCGGTCCGCGCACGCCACGCTGGACCTGCCGGCCGGGCGACCGGACGCGGTGCGCGCGGTGGAGGAGTCCAACCAGGGCCGGGTGGCGGAGCTGACGCCGATACGGGTGGGCCGGATGGCCGCCACCCCCTTCGCCTTTCTGCGCGGCTCGGCCGGGCTGATGGCCCATGACCTGGTGGGCACCCCGGTCACCGGGGTCGCCGCCCAGCTCTGCGGCGACGCGCACGCGGCCAACTTCGGGCTCTACGGCGATGCCCGGGGCGGCCTCGTCATCGACCTGAACGACTTCGACGAGACCGTGGCCGGGCCCTGGGAGTGGGACCTCAAGCGCCTCGCGACCTCGCTGGTGCTCGCGGGCCGGGAGGCCGGGGCCGACGAGGACACCTGCCGCAGGGGCGCGTACGACACCGTGGGCGCCTACCGGCGGACGATGCGGCTGCTGGCCCGGATGCCCGCGCTCGACGCGTGGAACGCCATCGCGGACGAGGAGCTCGTCTCCCACACCGACGCGCGGGACCTGCTGGGGACCCTGGAGCGGGTCTCCGAGAAGGCCCGCAACAACACCGGCGCCCGCTTCGCGGCGAAGTCCACGGAGGAGTGCGAGGACGGCGGCCGCCGCTTCGTGGACGCGCCGCCCGTGCTGCGCCGGGTCCCGGACGCGGAGGCCGCGGCGGTGGCGGCGGGTCTGGGGGACTACCTGGGGACCGTCTCCGAGGACCGGCTGCCGCTGCTGGCCCGGTACGCGATCCACGACGTGGCGTTCCGGGTGGTCGGCACCGGCAGCGTGGGCACCCGCTCGTACGTGGTGCTGCTGCTGGACCACCGCGGGGAGGCGCTGGTGCTCCAGGTGAAGGAGGCCAGGCCCTCGGTGCTCGGGCCGCATCTGGCCGCCGTGGGGTTCGCGGTGCCGGAGGCCGCGCACGAGGGGCGGCGCGTGGTGCTCGGGCAGAAGCGGATGCAGGTCGTCAGCGACCATCTGCTGGGCTGGACGACGGTGGACGGACGGCCCTTCCAGGTGCGGCAGTTCCGGAACCGCAAGGGGAGCGTCGACCCCGCCGCCCTGGCCGCCGACCAGGTCGACGACTACGGCCGGATGACCGGGGCGCTGCTGGCGCGGGCCCACGCGCACAGCGCGGACCCGAGGCTGCTGGCGGGCTACTGCGGCAAGAACGACGAGCTGGACGAGGCGGTGGCGGCCTTCGCGGTGAGCTACGCGGACCGCACGGAGGCGGACCACGGGGAGCTGGTCCGGGCGATCGGGGCGGGGCGGATCGCCGCGGAGCGGGGGGTGTAG
- the paaA gene encoding 1,2-phenylacetyl-CoA epoxidase subunit PaaA has translation MAAVTASQTAQTAAGGEAGPDAALQAAFDAAVAADERIEPRDWMPDAYRASLVRQMAQHAHSEIIGMQPEANWITRAPSLRRKAILMAKVQDEAGHGLYLYSAAETLGTGREELLDKLHAGRQRYSSIFNYPTLTWADVGAIGWLVDGAAITNQVPLCRCSYGPYARAMVRICKEESFHQRQGYELLLALSNGTPAQHEMAQDAVNRWWWPSLMMFGPPDDASAHSAQSMAWKIKRHSNDELRQRFVDICVPQAEALGLTLPDPDLRWNEERGRHDFGAIDWTEFQEVLKGNGPCNEQRLTQRRRAHEEGAWVREAAAAYARKHTPGADPAVRNGKATA, from the coding sequence ATGGCGGCAGTGACTGCGAGCCAGACAGCGCAGACGGCAGCGGGCGGCGAAGCGGGGCCCGACGCGGCGCTCCAGGCCGCCTTCGACGCGGCGGTGGCGGCCGACGAGCGCATCGAGCCGCGCGACTGGATGCCCGACGCGTACCGCGCCTCGCTGGTCAGGCAGATGGCCCAGCACGCCCACTCCGAGATCATCGGCATGCAGCCGGAGGCCAACTGGATCACCCGCGCCCCCTCGCTGCGCCGCAAGGCGATCCTCATGGCCAAGGTGCAGGACGAGGCCGGTCACGGCCTGTATCTGTACAGCGCGGCCGAGACCCTGGGCACCGGCCGCGAGGAGCTGCTCGACAAGCTGCACGCGGGGCGCCAGCGCTACTCCTCGATCTTCAACTACCCCACGCTGACCTGGGCGGACGTGGGCGCCATCGGCTGGCTCGTGGACGGCGCCGCGATCACCAACCAGGTGCCCCTCTGCCGCTGTTCCTACGGCCCGTACGCCCGCGCGATGGTCCGCATCTGCAAGGAGGAGTCCTTCCACCAGCGCCAGGGTTACGAACTGCTCCTCGCGCTGAGCAACGGCACACCCGCCCAGCACGAGATGGCCCAGGACGCGGTGAACCGCTGGTGGTGGCCCTCCCTGATGATGTTCGGCCCGCCGGACGACGCCTCGGCCCACTCGGCGCAGTCGATGGCCTGGAAGATCAAGCGGCATTCCAACGACGAGCTGCGGCAGCGGTTCGTGGACATCTGCGTCCCCCAGGCCGAGGCGCTCGGCCTGACCCTCCCCGACCCGGACCTCCGGTGGAACGAGGAGCGCGGCAGGCACGACTTCGGCGCGATCGACTGGACCGAGTTCCAGGAGGTCCTGAAGGGCAACGGACCGTGCAACGAGCAGCGCCTCACCCAGCGCCGCCGCGCGCACGAGGAAGGCGCCTGGGTGCGCGAAGCCGCCGCCGCATACGCCCGCAAGCACACCCCCGGCGCGGACCCGGCGGTACGGAACGGAAAGGCGACAGCATGA
- a CDS encoding DUF5819 family protein encodes MDSDDDRDARGEGGPVPAVEAPAAAGGMAGLSFPYQIVAAVALAAFGVLACMQLAMVFLHVAPSNTLTKQHGAAVDDWVYPEFEQNWKLFAPNPLQQNVSVQVRAEISGPDGPRTTAWRDLSAEDGRAIRGNPLPSHVQQNELRRAWDFYVGSHDDKNRANGLRGTLSEKYVRRLVMLRIGGRADGGTVLRIQVRSEIRAVAAPEWSDEKISTGPSYRVLPWWKVTADDLPEEAGQ; translated from the coding sequence ATGGATTCGGACGACGACAGGGACGCCCGCGGCGAGGGCGGACCCGTTCCCGCCGTCGAGGCGCCCGCGGCGGCCGGCGGAATGGCCGGGCTCTCGTTTCCGTACCAGATCGTCGCCGCGGTGGCGCTCGCCGCCTTCGGGGTGCTCGCCTGCATGCAGCTGGCCATGGTCTTCCTGCACGTCGCGCCCTCCAACACGCTGACCAAGCAGCACGGCGCGGCGGTGGACGACTGGGTGTATCCCGAGTTCGAGCAGAACTGGAAGCTCTTCGCGCCCAACCCGCTGCAGCAGAACGTGTCCGTCCAGGTGCGCGCCGAGATATCCGGTCCCGACGGCCCCCGGACGACGGCCTGGCGGGATCTCTCCGCCGAGGACGGCCGGGCGATACGCGGCAATCCGCTGCCCAGCCACGTCCAGCAGAACGAACTCCGCCGGGCCTGGGACTTCTACGTCGGATCGCACGACGACAAGAACCGGGCCAACGGCCTGCGCGGCACCCTCTCCGAGAAGTACGTCCGCCGTCTGGTGATGCTGCGGATCGGCGGCCGGGCCGACGGCGGGACCGTCCTGAGGATTCAGGTCCGGTCCGAGATCAGGGCCGTCGCGGCCCCCGAGTGGAGCGACGAGAAGATCAGCACCGGCCCGTCCTATCGCGTCCTGCCCTGGTGGAAGGTCACCGCCGACGACCTGCCCGAGGAGGCGGGACAGTGA
- the paaC gene encoding 1,2-phenylacetyl-CoA epoxidase subunit PaaC, whose product MTAALALGDDALVLSHRLGEWAGHAPVLEEEVALANIALDLLGQARLLLSLVGDEDELAYLREERAFRNVQLVEQPNGDFAHTIARQLYFSVHQQGLYEQLAAGGGPFAGLAAKAVKEVAYHRDHAEQWTLRLGDGTDESHERTQRAVDALWRFTGELFQPVEGVDVDWQALHSRWLETVTDVLGRATLAVPTGPQTGAWTAGAGRQGIHTESFGRMLAEMQHLHRSHPGASW is encoded by the coding sequence GTGACCGCGGCCCTCGCCCTGGGCGACGACGCGCTGGTGCTGTCGCACCGGCTGGGGGAGTGGGCCGGCCACGCCCCGGTGCTGGAGGAGGAGGTCGCCCTCGCCAACATCGCCCTCGACCTGCTGGGCCAGGCCCGGCTGCTGCTCTCCCTCGTGGGCGACGAGGACGAACTGGCCTACCTGCGCGAGGAACGCGCCTTCCGCAACGTCCAGCTGGTCGAGCAGCCGAACGGCGACTTCGCCCACACCATCGCCCGGCAGCTCTACTTCTCGGTCCACCAGCAGGGCCTGTACGAGCAGCTGGCGGCCGGCGGCGGTCCGTTCGCGGGGCTGGCGGCCAAGGCGGTCAAGGAGGTCGCCTACCACCGGGACCACGCCGAGCAGTGGACGCTGCGCCTCGGCGACGGGACGGACGAGAGCCACGAGCGGACGCAGCGGGCGGTGGACGCGCTGTGGCGCTTCACCGGCGAGCTGTTCCAGCCGGTCGAAGGCGTCGACGTCGACTGGCAGGCGCTGCACAGCCGCTGGCTGGAGACCGTGACGGACGTCCTCGGCCGGGCCACCCTGGCCGTTCCGACGGGCCCGCAGACCGGCGCCTGGACGGCGGGCGCGGGCCGGCAGGGCATCCACACCGAGTCCTTCGGCCGGATGCTCGCCGAGATGCAGCACCTGCACCGCAGCCACCCGGGGGCGTCATGGTGA
- a CDS encoding rhodanese-like domain-containing protein produces the protein MNFGPLPTVDVASVPADGLVLDVRENDEWAAGHVEGALHIPMSDFVGRFGELTEAVEDGRRVHVMCRVGGRSAQVTQYLVQQGIDAVNIDGGMLAWDGAGRPMVTDSGSPAFVA, from the coding sequence ATGAATTTCGGCCCGCTTCCCACGGTCGATGTCGCGTCCGTTCCGGCGGACGGCCTCGTGCTGGACGTCCGGGAGAACGACGAGTGGGCGGCCGGACACGTCGAAGGCGCCCTGCACATCCCCATGAGCGACTTCGTGGGCCGCTTCGGTGAGCTGACCGAGGCGGTCGAGGACGGCCGCCGCGTGCATGTGATGTGCCGGGTCGGCGGCCGGTCAGCCCAGGTCACCCAGTACCTGGTGCAGCAGGGGATCGACGCCGTCAACATCGACGGCGGCATGCTCGCCTGGGACGGCGCGGGCCGCCCCATGGTCACCGACAGCGGCTCCCCGGCCTTCGTCGCCTGA